One Natrinema longum genomic window carries:
- a CDS encoding D-aminoacyl-tRNA deacylase, translating to MIAIVESRADRASEHICDRLRERTDWDRRTDDDRPTADGGGTYYRTDGAELRSFDDLHIELERPADAFDCDPDLLVFASRHSGDTGPLLTGHFTGNFGPAEFGGEPDSLAEAAPNALARLLAAFGEYAPDEYDVGMEGTHHGPSVVGCPSLFAELGSGDEQWDDRAAADAVARAILELRDVDPHRPRQVVGFGGNHYAPRFERIVRNTSWAVGHVAPDWALEAMDHPTAHRDVLERAFDASDAEIALLDGEWPVLEETLATIDCRIKSETWLREVDDRPLEVVDAVESDLGAVDDGIRFGDRLTASFSVVELPADLLGTAQGLDPDRVRTIVEANTVAFATDNGGSRVGLRVAAPDADVGADSDTGSEPRAKIVEGLAAVLESKYDTVTVEDDAVVAEETAFDPDLARKAGVPAGPKFGTLAEGESVVVDGETISPEMVRTERTRRFPI from the coding sequence GTGATCGCCATCGTCGAGAGCCGCGCCGACCGCGCCTCCGAGCACATCTGTGACAGGCTCCGCGAGCGGACCGACTGGGACCGACGGACCGACGACGACCGCCCGACAGCCGACGGCGGCGGCACCTACTATCGGACCGATGGTGCCGAACTGCGCTCCTTCGACGACCTCCACATCGAACTCGAACGCCCCGCCGACGCCTTCGACTGCGATCCCGATCTGCTGGTCTTCGCGTCGCGACACTCCGGCGACACCGGACCGTTACTGACGGGTCATTTCACGGGCAACTTCGGCCCGGCCGAGTTCGGCGGCGAGCCCGATTCGCTGGCCGAAGCTGCCCCCAACGCGCTGGCCCGCCTGCTCGCGGCCTTCGGCGAGTACGCGCCCGACGAGTACGACGTGGGGATGGAAGGAACCCACCACGGCCCCTCTGTCGTCGGCTGTCCCTCCCTCTTCGCCGAACTCGGTAGCGGCGACGAGCAGTGGGACGACCGTGCCGCTGCCGACGCCGTCGCTCGCGCCATCCTCGAGCTTCGCGACGTCGACCCACACCGCCCCCGACAGGTCGTCGGCTTCGGAGGCAACCACTACGCCCCGCGATTCGAGCGCATCGTTCGCAACACCTCGTGGGCGGTCGGCCACGTCGCACCCGACTGGGCGCTCGAGGCGATGGACCATCCCACGGCTCACCGGGACGTTCTCGAGCGTGCGTTCGACGCCAGCGACGCCGAGATCGCGCTGCTCGACGGCGAGTGGCCGGTTCTCGAGGAGACGCTCGCGACCATCGATTGCCGGATCAAAAGCGAGACGTGGCTGCGCGAGGTCGACGACCGCCCCCTCGAGGTCGTCGACGCGGTCGAGTCCGATCTCGGTGCCGTCGACGACGGGATCCGATTCGGCGATCGGCTCACGGCGTCGTTTAGCGTCGTGGAACTGCCGGCCGACCTCCTGGGTACCGCACAGGGGCTCGACCCCGACCGCGTCCGGACGATCGTCGAAGCGAACACCGTGGCCTTCGCGACCGACAACGGTGGGAGTAGAGTCGGCTTGCGGGTCGCAGCTCCCGACGCCGACGTCGGGGCCGACTCCGATACCGGGAGTGAGCCGCGTGCGAAGATCGTCGAGGGGCTGGCCGCCGTCCTCGAGTCGAAGTACGACACGGTGACGGTCGAGGACGACGCCGTCGTCGCCGAAGAGACGGCTTTCGACCCGGATCTGGCACGGAAAGCCGGCGTGCCGGCCGGACCGAAGTTCGGGACGCTCGCCGAGGGCGAATCGGTCGTCGTCGACGGCGAAACTATCAGCCCTGAGATGGTTCGGACCGAGCGGACGCGTCGATTTCCGATCTGA
- a CDS encoding MBL fold metallo-hydrolase, whose translation MSDRSDAGDRAADDPASMAPETLADRLRSGDPMTVLDVRDRDEFERWHLEGEGIEAVQIPHMKFIQAEATGGVTDLVADLTEPILAVCGHGEASGHAVDLLRDAGIDARNLAGGMDAWADHYTARELEVDAPATVLQYDRPSSGCLAYVIYSGGEAAVIDPLRAFADRYAEDAAELKYAIDTHVHADHVSGVRTLADRTDATAVVPAGATERGLAFDAATVEGAAERSSASPASQAQQDGDELRVGEATLTVLATPGHTTESVSIRLAGGDSDTLFTGDTLFLEGVGRPDLERGDEGAADAARQLYESLQDRVLEYPDETTIAPGHYSDAAEPRADGTYTSRLEHLRNRLAALSMDDAEFVDHATEDLPPRPSNYERIVATNLGLETVDEETAFELELGPNNCAVAD comes from the coding sequence ATGAGCGACCGGAGCGATGCCGGCGACCGAGCGGCCGACGATCCCGCCTCGATGGCTCCCGAGACACTGGCCGACCGGCTGCGATCCGGCGATCCGATGACCGTCCTCGACGTCCGCGACCGCGACGAGTTCGAGCGCTGGCACCTCGAGGGCGAGGGGATCGAGGCCGTCCAGATTCCACATATGAAGTTCATCCAGGCGGAGGCGACCGGTGGCGTGACCGACCTCGTGGCCGACCTGACCGAGCCGATCCTCGCGGTCTGTGGCCACGGCGAAGCGAGCGGCCACGCGGTCGACCTCCTGCGGGACGCGGGCATCGACGCTCGAAACCTCGCCGGCGGGATGGACGCCTGGGCGGACCACTATACGGCTCGCGAACTCGAGGTCGACGCCCCCGCGACGGTCCTGCAGTACGATCGTCCCTCGAGCGGGTGTCTCGCCTACGTGATCTACAGCGGCGGCGAGGCAGCGGTGATCGATCCCCTTCGAGCGTTCGCCGACCGGTACGCCGAGGACGCCGCGGAACTGAAATACGCCATCGACACGCACGTCCACGCCGACCACGTCAGCGGCGTCCGAACGCTCGCGGACCGAACCGACGCGACGGCGGTCGTCCCCGCGGGCGCGACGGAACGCGGCCTCGCGTTCGACGCCGCGACCGTCGAGGGCGCGGCAGAACGAAGTTCCGCGAGCCCTGCTTCGCAAGCTCAGCAGGACGGGGACGAACTGCGCGTCGGCGAGGCGACGCTGACCGTGCTGGCGACGCCGGGCCACACGACCGAATCGGTCTCCATTCGTCTGGCGGGCGGCGACTCGGATACCCTGTTCACCGGCGACACGCTGTTCCTCGAGGGCGTCGGCCGGCCGGATCTGGAGCGCGGCGACGAGGGGGCAGCCGACGCCGCGCGACAGTTGTACGAGAGCCTTCAGGATCGTGTCCTCGAGTATCCCGACGAGACGACGATCGCCCCGGGTCACTACAGTGATGCCGCCGAACCGCGGGCGGATGGAACGTATACGAGCCGACTCGAGCACCTCCGAAACCGGCTCGCTGCGCTCTCGATGGACGACGCCGAGTTCGTCGACCACGCGACGGAGGACCTGCCACCGCGGCCATCGAACTACGAGCGTATCGTGGCGACGAATCTCGGACTCGAGACCGTCGACGAGGAGACGGCGTTCGAACTCGAACTCGGGCCGAACAACTGTGCAGTCGCCGACTGA
- a CDS encoding calcium/sodium antiporter, with protein MLSGTPLDLLLVAGGIVALYAGAELLVAGAGRLALGIGLRATTVGVTVIAFATTAPELFVSTIGALNVSSDIGLGTIVGSNIANIGLVLGTAALIKPLPIAERVLRRHVPVMTLAAVLLVVLGANGRIGRLEGVVFLLVLAGFTAFLLYYASADPPSVAEDHDAGAGVSVRDVALVVGGLIVLVVGSRWLVDGGTGLLSALGVSDLVIGLTVLALGTSLPELAASVVGAIRGQAEFAVGNVVGSNIYNIVAVLGIVALITPIEIQPATLRFELPIMVAFTLLLVGMMGYGRRLTRIDGAILVVGYAGFLFLLVP; from the coding sequence ATGCTCTCGGGAACCCCGCTCGATCTCCTCCTGGTGGCGGGTGGGATCGTCGCGCTGTATGCCGGTGCGGAGTTACTGGTCGCCGGTGCGGGGCGGTTGGCGCTCGGAATCGGGCTCCGGGCGACGACCGTCGGCGTGACAGTAATCGCGTTCGCGACGACAGCGCCGGAACTGTTCGTCTCGACGATCGGTGCGCTGAACGTCTCGAGCGATATCGGGCTCGGGACGATCGTCGGCTCGAACATCGCGAACATCGGCCTGGTACTCGGAACCGCCGCGTTGATCAAGCCCCTGCCGATCGCGGAGCGAGTGCTCCGGCGACACGTCCCCGTGATGACACTCGCGGCCGTCCTGCTGGTCGTCCTGGGTGCGAACGGGCGGATCGGCCGCCTCGAGGGCGTGGTCTTCCTGCTGGTGCTTGCCGGATTCACTGCGTTCTTGCTGTACTACGCCAGCGCGGACCCGCCGTCGGTCGCCGAGGATCACGACGCGGGAGCGGGCGTCTCGGTTCGAGACGTTGCGCTCGTCGTCGGTGGGTTGATCGTTCTCGTCGTCGGCTCTCGGTGGCTCGTCGACGGTGGGACGGGACTGCTGTCGGCACTGGGCGTCTCGGATCTCGTGATCGGCCTGACAGTCCTCGCACTCGGCACGTCGCTGCCGGAACTGGCGGCCTCGGTCGTGGGTGCGATCCGCGGGCAGGCGGAGTTCGCCGTCGGAAACGTCGTCGGCTCGAACATCTACAACATCGTCGCCGTCCTGGGGATCGTGGCACTGATCACGCCGATCGAGATCCAGCCGGCCACGCTCCGGTTCGAACTCCCCATCATGGTCGCCTTTACCCTCCTGCTGGTCGGGATGATGGGATACGGCCGGCGGCTGACGCGGATCGACGGTGCGATCCTCGTCGTCGGCTACGCGGGATTTCTCTTCCTCCTGGTTCCCTGA
- a CDS encoding bacterio-opsin activator domain-containing protein: MDHHLAVDEFSALVSDHAVALFDSTGNVTSWNEGAKRLVGYDEERILGSHYRTFFPADAREAERPERLLERARSDGAVENEGVRVGSGGRQLWVREVLAALGDDGELGANAGDAEPAGYIWYVSDRTDEHERERALREEKAVAETVVEVQPDILYAFDAAGNLIEWNEQFERVVGYRPDELAGMHPLRFIAPTDRDHIGDAIERILEEGERVTAEGRILTKDGARIPHEFNSARITDDDGTVLGFTGVGRNISERKTRERELERLERLNAIVRRIDETMVAAESRDRIETAVVEEFAAADGYCFAGIGRERSVLTSDGHSWRPAVWAGIDSTSVGDVLASFIDPPTDTAGASPFETRRVQRYQHLQESAIDEWQADARERGYGSVAVVPIVATDRVFGVLVIAADDPSAFADRECEVLQEFGVTIGHAINATAIRRLLYTDSVIELEFESTDRGDACIALSAETATTIAVDHVLPLDDVFVYYLTVPDSDPGAVRDAAADLPAITELRCIDVSEDESYWEVVVRGSTISELLVGYGARLQSKVVRDGVASLTVQVSPDVDLREFVDAITSAYPNTRLVSKRTVDRPVETRGDFRQTVESNLTEKQRLALEAAYHGGYFEWPTRNSDASEIADRLGIARQTFHQHLRVAQAKLLSAYFGASD, translated from the coding sequence ATGGACCATCACCTCGCTGTCGACGAGTTCAGCGCACTCGTTAGCGATCACGCCGTCGCGCTGTTCGATTCGACAGGGAACGTCACCTCGTGGAACGAGGGGGCAAAGCGACTCGTGGGATACGACGAGGAACGGATCCTCGGATCGCACTACCGGACGTTCTTCCCGGCGGACGCGCGGGAAGCCGAACGCCCGGAGCGGTTGCTCGAGCGGGCGCGATCGGACGGTGCCGTAGAGAACGAGGGAGTGCGGGTCGGGAGCGGCGGACGCCAGCTCTGGGTCCGCGAGGTACTCGCCGCGCTCGGCGACGACGGCGAGCTCGGAGCAAACGCGGGCGACGCCGAACCGGCGGGATACATCTGGTACGTCTCCGACCGTACCGACGAACACGAGCGCGAGCGGGCACTCCGCGAGGAGAAAGCCGTCGCCGAGACAGTCGTCGAGGTGCAACCGGACATCCTCTATGCGTTCGATGCGGCGGGGAATCTGATCGAGTGGAACGAGCAGTTCGAACGGGTGGTCGGCTACCGGCCGGACGAACTCGCCGGCATGCATCCCCTTCGGTTCATCGCACCGACCGACCGAGACCACATCGGCGACGCGATCGAACGAATCCTCGAGGAGGGCGAGCGCGTGACCGCCGAGGGACGGATCCTCACGAAGGACGGCGCTCGGATCCCACACGAGTTCAACAGCGCTCGGATCACCGACGACGACGGGACCGTGCTGGGATTTACCGGAGTCGGTCGCAACATCAGCGAGCGGAAGACCCGCGAACGGGAACTCGAGCGGCTCGAGCGGCTCAACGCGATCGTCCGGCGGATCGACGAGACGATGGTCGCGGCGGAGTCCCGGGACCGAATCGAGACCGCGGTCGTCGAGGAGTTCGCGGCCGCCGACGGGTACTGCTTCGCGGGTATCGGGCGGGAACGATCTGTCCTGACGAGCGATGGCCACTCGTGGCGGCCCGCGGTCTGGGCGGGAATCGACTCGACGTCGGTCGGAGACGTCCTCGCGTCGTTCATCGACCCGCCAACCGACACGGCCGGCGCGTCGCCGTTCGAAACGCGGCGCGTCCAGCGGTACCAACATCTCCAGGAGAGTGCCATCGACGAATGGCAAGCCGACGCTCGCGAGCGCGGCTACGGTTCCGTCGCGGTCGTTCCGATCGTCGCAACCGATCGGGTCTTCGGTGTGCTCGTGATCGCCGCCGACGACCCGTCGGCGTTCGCCGATCGAGAGTGTGAGGTGTTACAGGAGTTCGGGGTTACCATCGGCCACGCGATCAACGCGACGGCGATCCGACGGCTCCTCTATACGGACTCGGTCATCGAACTCGAGTTCGAGTCCACCGATCGTGGGGACGCCTGTATCGCCCTCTCAGCCGAGACTGCCACGACTATCGCGGTCGACCACGTGTTGCCCCTGGACGACGTGTTCGTCTACTACCTTACCGTACCCGACAGCGATCCCGGTGCGGTTCGCGACGCTGCGGCCGATTTACCCGCGATCACGGAACTGCGTTGCATCGACGTCAGCGAGGACGAAAGCTACTGGGAAGTCGTCGTCCGCGGGTCGACGATCAGCGAACTGCTCGTGGGATACGGTGCGCGGCTGCAGTCGAAAGTCGTTCGCGACGGCGTCGCATCGCTGACGGTTCAGGTGAGTCCCGACGTAGACCTCCGGGAGTTCGTCGACGCGATCACGTCGGCTTACCCCAACACCAGACTCGTCTCGAAACGGACCGTCGATCGGCCGGTCGAGACACGCGGCGACTTCCGGCAGACCGTCGAATCGAACCTCACCGAAAAACAACGTCTGGCCCTCGAGGCAGCCTACCACGGCGGCTACTTCGAGTGGCCGACGCGAAACAGCGACGCCAGCGAAATCGCCGACCGGCTCGGCATCGCTCGCCAGACGTTCCACCAGCATCTCCGCGTCGCGCAGGCAAAACTGCTCTCGGCGTATTTCGGCGCGAGCGACTGA
- a CDS encoding shikimate dehydrogenase encodes MDVYGLLGNPVGHSLSPPMHEAAYDDCGLEARYVTFEPDEGDIEDAIHGADALGIAGLNVTIPFKQAALEIVAPEDLATRIGAVNTIDFSGSGPPTGYNTDAVGALRALRDHDVGIDGARAVVVGAGGAGRAIAFGLADAGARVAIANRTEARAHALAEEVPRASGHGLAELEGLVANADVLVNATSVGMEEDATPVPADALHEELAVLDAVYRPLETRLLADAADAGATTVDGAWMLLYQGVEAFEIWTGRDAPVDVMNEALRARL; translated from the coding sequence ATGGACGTCTACGGACTGCTCGGCAATCCGGTCGGCCACTCGCTGTCGCCACCGATGCACGAGGCCGCCTACGACGACTGCGGCCTCGAGGCCCGCTACGTGACCTTCGAACCCGACGAAGGCGATATCGAAGACGCGATCCACGGCGCTGACGCGCTCGGTATCGCGGGATTGAACGTGACGATTCCGTTCAAGCAGGCGGCCCTCGAGATCGTCGCCCCCGAGGATCTGGCGACCAGAATCGGCGCTGTCAACACGATCGACTTCTCGGGGTCGGGGCCGCCGACGGGCTACAACACCGACGCCGTCGGCGCGTTGCGTGCGTTACGCGATCACGACGTCGGGATCGATGGCGCGCGAGCCGTCGTCGTCGGTGCCGGCGGTGCCGGCCGGGCGATCGCCTTCGGCCTCGCGGATGCCGGCGCGAGGGTCGCGATCGCCAACCGAACCGAGGCGAGGGCACACGCGCTGGCCGAGGAGGTCCCCCGCGCGAGCGGCCACGGCCTCGCGGAACTCGAGGGCCTGGTCGCCAACGCCGACGTGCTGGTCAACGCGACGAGCGTGGGCATGGAGGAAGACGCGACGCCGGTTCCCGCCGACGCGCTCCACGAGGAGTTGGCCGTCCTGGACGCGGTCTATCGGCCCCTCGAGACGCGGCTGTTGGCCGACGCCGCCGACGCGGGAGCGACGACCGTCGACGGCGCGTGGATGCTCCTCTATCAGGGCGTCGAGGCGTTCGAGATCTGGACCGGTCGGGACGCGCCGGTCGACGTCATGAACGAGGCGCTTCGGGCCCGGCTCTGA
- a CDS encoding DUF7344 domain-containing protein, whose protein sequence is MSQALDTAPTTTALTALAKPRRRYLLATLLGREDTSTPDATSESMSVATLATEVAATERDCPIVTDDQRERTLTTLVHTHIPRLIDHGILTRRGDGETTAVALADHPLLETEWVRALLADPTGEEFPAPEATLNRTLEALRRPRYRTVCTVLARQRGTVSVADLAALVVAQEDGDGTRLVDVTEAACTAAATMLVHEALPALSDAGLVAYDDAERRVGLATDAPQWGADWLLTGPLADAADPIRTVRDRTGGPASAGPATTDPATEGSTGSEDACVNSCRTIRGRESVVTAGLQIADNADEELFVTVPDPDLIQQTCLEHWRKATERGVDVYVGSHSPRVRDTIRSAVPEATVCEPRLDWLNFPIERGNHGRIVFADRTTAMIVTVDDARSETEPRIGAITGHGRRNALVSLVCEHMCPRLDRLTTEGDAKDGTPLSI, encoded by the coding sequence ATGAGTCAGGCCCTCGACACTGCGCCGACAACGACTGCGTTGACGGCCCTCGCGAAGCCACGGCGGCGATACCTGCTCGCCACGCTACTCGGGCGCGAGGACACGTCCACACCCGACGCGACGTCGGAGTCGATGTCGGTCGCCACGCTCGCAACCGAGGTTGCGGCCACGGAACGCGACTGTCCGATCGTCACCGACGACCAGCGCGAGCGAACCCTGACCACGCTGGTTCACACCCACATTCCACGGTTGATCGACCACGGTATCCTGACTCGACGTGGAGACGGGGAGACGACCGCGGTCGCGCTCGCCGATCACCCGCTTCTCGAGACCGAGTGGGTACGGGCGCTTCTCGCGGATCCGACCGGCGAGGAGTTCCCCGCCCCCGAGGCGACGCTGAACCGAACGCTCGAGGCCCTGCGTCGCCCGCGTTACCGAACCGTCTGTACCGTCCTCGCGAGGCAGCGCGGGACCGTTTCCGTCGCCGATCTCGCGGCACTGGTCGTGGCACAGGAGGACGGTGACGGGACGCGGCTGGTCGACGTCACCGAGGCGGCGTGTACGGCTGCCGCAACGATGCTCGTCCACGAGGCGCTGCCCGCGCTTTCGGACGCAGGGCTCGTCGCGTACGACGACGCCGAGAGACGCGTCGGACTCGCGACCGACGCACCACAGTGGGGGGCCGACTGGCTGCTCACGGGGCCGCTCGCGGACGCTGCCGACCCCATCCGAACGGTTCGAGACCGCACCGGCGGTCCTGCCAGCGCGGGGCCAGCGACGACGGACCCGGCCACGGAGGGGAGTACCGGAAGCGAAGACGCGTGCGTCAACAGCTGTCGGACGATCAGGGGCCGAGAATCCGTCGTCACGGCGGGACTCCAGATCGCCGACAACGCCGACGAGGAACTGTTCGTGACGGTTCCCGATCCCGACCTGATTCAACAGACGTGTCTCGAGCACTGGCGGAAGGCCACCGAGCGCGGGGTCGACGTGTACGTCGGCTCCCATTCCCCGCGGGTTCGCGATACCATCCGATCTGCGGTTCCAGAGGCGACCGTGTGTGAGCCACGACTCGACTGGCTCAACTTTCCGATCGAACGGGGGAACCACGGCCGTATCGTCTTCGCGGACCGAACGACGGCGATGATCGTGACGGTGGACGACGCTCGTTCGGAGACGGAGCCGCGAATCGGTGCGATCACCGGTCACGGACGGCGCAACGCGCTGGTCTCGCTCGTGTGCGAACACATGTGTCCGCGGCTGGATCGGCTCACGACCGAGGGTGACGCCAAAGACGGGACGCCGCTCTCGATCTGA
- a CDS encoding helix-hairpin-helix domain-containing protein: MALLQKLKSLLGFDESDSERGGTREVGVTVEREGSVDDGSDPTEPPRSTTADSSGGGSTASPAEPTDTPEEAAEPAESTESETDDVAPTAETAGQAADEPTEADRPAEPVDEAEPDRTADEPTDAVETDDEPAEPDRTADAEINDDPVDSIKGIGPAYADRLADADVDTVGELAAADAAELAAQTDLSEKRIQGWIDRAELR; the protein is encoded by the coding sequence ATGGCACTCCTCCAAAAACTGAAGTCCCTGTTGGGGTTCGACGAGTCGGACTCGGAGCGCGGGGGCACTCGAGAGGTCGGCGTAACGGTCGAGCGGGAAGGGTCGGTCGACGACGGCAGCGACCCCACCGAACCGCCACGGTCGACCACGGCCGACTCGAGCGGTGGGGGATCGACGGCGTCGCCAGCGGAACCGACCGACACACCGGAGGAGGCCGCCGAACCGGCGGAATCGACCGAGTCGGAGACCGACGACGTGGCTCCGACTGCGGAAACGGCCGGGCAGGCCGCCGACGAGCCGACTGAGGCAGACCGTCCCGCGGAACCGGTCGACGAAGCCGAACCCGACCGAACCGCCGACGAACCAACCGACGCAGTCGAGACCGACGACGAGCCCGCCGAACCCGACCGGACCGCCGACGCCGAAATCAACGACGACCCCGTCGACTCGATCAAGGGGATCGGCCCGGCCTACGCCGACCGCCTCGCCGACGCCGACGTCGACACCGTCGGCGAACTCGCCGCCGCGGACGCCGCCGAACTGGCAGCCCAGACGGACCTCTCCGAAAAGCGCATCCAGGGCTGGATCGATCGCGCCGAACTCCGATAA
- a CDS encoding rubrerythrin family protein: MDAAQFQETVEESNAVELERLGSSKLLVALTDATLTEETVLRTAAGSERAAMETLETWIDDEDHDDAREFFVASRDQEREHYDRITAMLEDGEVDAGSVDPMHERLRSLETPTARLGGLVGRALVSDRTHLQLVGFFVNEGDEQRADCFRELRTETATQGDRAAELLADVCAGNEDWDRARTVAEDVIDVAYDAYADSLDELGLDPKPIC, translated from the coding sequence ATGGACGCTGCCCAATTTCAGGAGACGGTCGAGGAATCGAACGCCGTCGAACTCGAGCGACTCGGTTCGTCGAAGCTTCTCGTCGCGCTCACCGACGCGACCCTCACCGAGGAGACGGTCCTCCGGACCGCTGCGGGGAGCGAACGGGCTGCGATGGAGACCCTCGAGACGTGGATCGACGACGAGGACCACGACGACGCACGCGAGTTCTTCGTGGCGTCTCGCGACCAGGAACGCGAACACTACGACCGGATCACGGCCATGCTCGAGGACGGCGAAGTCGACGCTGGCAGCGTCGATCCGATGCACGAACGGCTTCGATCGCTCGAGACACCGACGGCTCGCCTCGGCGGGCTCGTCGGTCGGGCGCTGGTCAGTGATCGAACGCACCTCCAGCTCGTGGGGTTCTTCGTCAACGAGGGCGACGAGCAACGGGCCGACTGCTTCCGGGAGTTACGGACCGAAACGGCCACACAGGGCGACCGGGCGGCCGAGTTGCTCGCGGACGTCTGTGCGGGCAACGAGGACTGGGATCGTGCACGGACGGTCGCCGAGGACGTGATCGACGTCGCGTACGACGCGTACGCGGACTCGCTGGACGAACTCGGGCTCGATCCGAAGCCGATCTGTTGA
- the ftsZ gene encoding cell division protein FtsZ, with product MDSIIDDAIDEAEDGEGTIPDDAASDDGNSPDGDVSDGRQTGTMTDDELEDVLQDLQTDITVVGCGGAGGNTVNRMHEEGIHGAKLVAANTDVQHLVEIDADTKILMGEEKTGGRGAGSLPQVGEEAALESQQDIYDAIDGSDMVFVTAGLGGGTGTGSAPVVAKAAREAGALTISIVTTPFTAEGEVRRTNAEAGLERLRDVSDTVIVVPNDRLLDSVGKLPVRQAFKVSDEVLMRSVKGITELITKPGLVNLDFADVRTVMERGGVAMIGLGESDSEAKAEDSVKTALRSPLLDVDISGASSALVNVTGGNDMAIEEAEGVVEEIYDRIDPDARIIWGTSIDESLEGSMRTMIVVTGVESPQIYGRPDGEEPVQPEAPAEGEDIDFVE from the coding sequence ATGGACTCCATAATCGACGACGCAATCGACGAGGCCGAAGACGGGGAGGGAACGATCCCCGACGACGCCGCGTCGGACGACGGGAACTCCCCCGACGGTGACGTATCGGACGGTCGGCAGACAGGGACGATGACCGACGACGAGCTGGAAGACGTCCTACAGGACCTCCAGACCGACATCACGGTCGTCGGCTGTGGCGGTGCCGGCGGGAACACGGTCAACCGCATGCACGAGGAAGGCATCCACGGCGCGAAACTCGTCGCCGCCAACACCGACGTGCAACACCTGGTCGAGATCGACGCCGACACCAAGATCCTGATGGGCGAGGAGAAAACCGGCGGTCGCGGTGCCGGCTCGCTCCCGCAGGTCGGCGAAGAGGCTGCCCTCGAGAGCCAGCAGGACATCTACGACGCCATCGACGGCTCCGATATGGTCTTCGTCACGGCGGGCCTGGGCGGCGGCACCGGGACCGGCTCCGCACCGGTCGTCGCCAAGGCCGCCCGCGAGGCCGGCGCGCTCACGATTTCGATCGTCACGACGCCCTTTACCGCCGAGGGTGAGGTCCGCCGGACCAACGCCGAAGCCGGCCTCGAGCGCCTGCGCGACGTCTCCGACACCGTGATCGTCGTCCCCAACGACCGACTGCTCGACTCGGTGGGCAAACTGCCCGTTCGGCAGGCGTTCAAGGTCAGCGACGAAGTACTGATGCGCAGCGTCAAGGGCATCACCGAACTCATCACGAAACCCGGCCTCGTCAACCTGGACTTCGCCGACGTCCGCACCGTCATGGAACGGGGCGGCGTCGCCATGATCGGTCTCGGCGAATCCGACTCCGAAGCCAAAGCCGAGGATTCGGTCAAGACCGCGCTACGCTCCCCACTGCTCGACGTCGATATTTCGGGTGCGAGCTCCGCGCTCGTCAACGTCACCGGTGGCAACGACATGGCCATCGAGGAGGCCGAAGGCGTCGTCGAGGAGATCTACGACCGGATCGACCCCGACGCCCGCATCATCTGGGGGACCTCCATCGACGAGAGCCTCGAGGGCAGCATGCGGACGATGATCGTCGTCACCGGCGTCGAGTCCCCCCAGATCTACGGCCGGCCCGACGGGGAAGAGCCCGTCCAGCCCGAAGCGCCCGCGGAGGGCGAGGACATCGATTTCGTCGAGTAA
- a CDS encoding 2Fe-2S iron-sulfur cluster-binding protein, translating to MTEYTIEFVGTGETITCSDKETILSRCLEAGIAQEYSCRVGMCLACTAEILEGEVTQPAARGLTDEEAENYALTCMARPQSDLKLERGKYPPSIEGDLAGGATDGAVADD from the coding sequence ATGACAGAGTACACCATCGAGTTCGTCGGGACGGGTGAGACGATCACCTGCTCCGACAAAGAGACGATCCTGAGCCGGTGTCTCGAGGCGGGCATCGCACAGGAGTACTCCTGCCGGGTCGGGATGTGTCTGGCGTGTACCGCGGAAATTCTCGAGGGCGAGGTTACCCAGCCCGCCGCTCGCGGACTGACGGACGAAGAGGCCGAGAACTACGCGTTGACCTGCATGGCGCGACCGCAGTCGGATCTGAAACTCGAGCGCGGGAAGTACCCACCGAGCATCGAGGGCGATCTCGCCGGCGGCGCGACCGACGGCGCGGTCGCAGACGACTGA